The Bacteroidota bacterium genomic interval GCTATTTAGTTTCGGTTTCATACAATTCGGAAAGGTCGAAAACTAACATAACTTTTTGATCTCTGATCTCATAAATTCGTTTTTGAATGATTTATATACTCATACTTATTACAATATTTGTAGATGTGGCAAAATGTATCTTGTTATTTTTACAATTTGTGTCTCCAAACTAGTCGGGTGGAAACACCTGATTACACATGTCGGGTGTTTCCACCCGACAACAAAAACAGGGACAGTTATCGAGGTCATTGTACATTACTCGTTGACAACCTATAAATTCCTATTTGTATTTTCGCATCAAATTAACTTCAATACAGGATATTCATGAAAAAACAATATATAATAGTCTTGGCACTTATATTAATTACGAGCAGTTATTTTATATATAGTTCGGTACAAAATTCTAGTCCCCATCCTATCTATAAATTTGGCGATGTGGTAGACAGTTTAAATGGAGTTTATGTATATTATAATGGAAGGGTGAGCCACACTGGAGAAAGGAATACCACTAAGGATGGATATAATATTGGCTTAAAGTATCAATGTGTTGAATTTGTGAAACGATATTATTACGAGTATTATCGCCATAAAATGCCCGACACTTATGGCAATGCTAGAGATTTTTTTGATGCAAAAGTGAATGATGGTGAATTAAACACTGCACGAAATTTATTACAGTTTTCTAATCACAGTAAATTGAAGCCCAAAGTGGGCGATCTTATTATTTTAGACGGACATTGGGGCAATAAATATGGACATGTAGCTATTGTATGCTCAGTAACCCAGAGCAATATTTCTATTATACAGCAAAACCCGGGCGTGTTTGATAAGTCTCGTGTAGAAATGGAACTCGATTCTGCGAATTCGAAATTTGAAGTGAAGAACTCTATGGTTTTAGGATGGTTGCGGAAGAAGTAACTTTTCGATAAAATTAGTGCTTCATACTTTTAACTGCACTATGGTTAAAAATTGAAACACTAAGAAGCTAAGTTACTTTGAGGTTTTTCTTTGGGTATTATTTGTGGGCAAAATACAAATTCCCACCCTTATTGTTGCAACACCAATGAATTACCATTTTATATCAATAGGTGGGGCAGTGATGCACAATATGGCACTGGCTCTGCACCAACTGGGGCATACCATTACTGGCAGCGACGATGAAATATTTGAACCCGCCAAAAGCAGACTTGCAAATGCCGGTTTATTGCCAAACGAGATTGGTTGGTTCCCTGAAAAAGTAGATGCTAATTTGAATGGCGTGATACTGGGCATGCATGCAAAGGCCAATAATCCTGAACTTTTAAAAGCCAAGGAACTCAATATTCCTATATATTCATTTCCACAATTTATATATGAACATGCCAAAGATAAAACCCGTGTTGTAATTGGCGGCAGTCACGGCAAAACCACGAGCACCGCCATGTTGATGCATGTGCTGCGAGAAACAAAAAGAGATTTTGATTATATGGTCGGCTCGCAGCTTGCGGGTTTTGATACAATGGTGAAATTGAGCAATGCCCCACTCACTATTTTGGAAGGCGATGAATACCTCACTTCACCGCTAGACCTGCGACCCAAGTTCCATTTATATTTTCCACAAATTGCCATGCTTACGGGCATCGCTTGGGATCATATCAATGTATTTCCCACATTTGAAAACTATATAGAACAGTTTGAAATATTTATAAACCAATTGCCCGATGGTGCTCCCCTAGCATATTACGAAGGCGATGAGCACTTGCAAGCATTAGCCGCCAAACACAGAGGGCGTTTGCGATTAATGCCTTATAGAGAGCTGGAAAATCGCCCGACAAATATTGATGGTTATAAAACCATTATACAAACCGCCATTGGCCCAGTGGGGTTGAAAATATTTGGGCAGCACAATTTGCAAAACCTGGCTGGCGTATATTTATTGAGCAAGGAGCTGGGCATTGGAGATTTAGAATTTTACCAGGCTATATCTACTTTTGACGGCACGGCTAAACGTTTGGAGTTACTATATGACAAAGAAAATACTACAGTTTATAGAGATTTTGCACACAGCCCATCCAAACTCAAAGCCACGGTGAATGCGGTGCGAGAGCAGTATATAAATAGGAAGTTGACTGCCTGTTTCGAGTTGCATACCTATAGCAGTTTGAACAAAGATTTCTTGAAAGAATATCAAAACAGCATGGATGTGGCCGATGATCTTATCATATATTATAATGCTCATTCGTTCGAAATAAAAAAAATGGAACCTTTGCAAAAGGCCGAAGTGCAAAACGCATTTGGAACTAAAGCCATTATATTTGACCAAACAGCCGACCTGCAAAATTTCCTCCAACAGCTTGATTATGAAAACCGTGTACTGCTGCTGATGAGTTCGGGTTCGTTTGATGGCATCGCCTTAAATTTTTGGGAGAAATAATTAATATCTTTTACCAATTTTTCATTAACCTTTGCAGTTGATATACTTGTAATAAAAACCATGAAATTTTCTTCGCCGTGGCGAATACAAAGAGCAAAAAAATAAATAAATGAGTAAAAAAATCATAATACAATTCTTAATTTTTGCGGCCATCAGTATTTCAATAGCCTCCATCAACCTTAACCACAGCACCATGAGCGACGCACTTCACCACGAATATATGGATACCACCATAATGCCGGGTAACGATTTTTATCATTATGCAGTGGGGAATTGGATTAAGAACAACCCCGTTCCGGCTAGCGAAAGCCGTTGGGGAAGTTTTAATGAAGTAGAAGAACGAAATAAGAAAATATTGTTGGGTATATTAGAAAGTGCTGCTATATCAAACGCTCCCGAGGGCAGTAACCGCCGCAAGATTGGTGATTTTTATAAGAGTGGAATGGATAGTGAAATTATGGAAAAGCAAGGCATCGAACCTGTGACTCCATACCTTGCTGAAATAAAGAAAATGAAAAATATAGATGACCTCAATAAATTACTCGGCAAATGGCAAAGCCAAGGAAACGGGATGTTGTTTAATTTTTCTGTAGAACAGGATTTGAAAGAAAGTTCGCTCATGATTCCTTACTTCAACCAAGGCGGATTGAGCATGCCTGATAGAGATTATTATTTTAAAGAGGATGAAAAAAGTGCGAAGCTTCGCACTGAATTAGAGAATACAATGGTCTCGATTTTCAAACTCATGGGGGAAGTAGATGCCGATGCGAGACCACATGCACGCACTGTGATGCAAATGGAAACTCGATTGGCAAAAGCCAGTATGGATCGTGTTACTTTACGCGACCCTTATGCCAGCTATCATAAAATGACGCTGCAATCATTCACCAATGAATTATCGAAAAATACCAATTGGTTGGTGATGGCAAAATATTTTGGTTTGCCCAAGGTAGACAGTATTATAGTTGGTCAACCTGATTTTTTTAAAGAGGTTAATACGATGATGACTGAAATTCCAATTCAGGATTGGAAAACATATTTAAAATGGCAGTTGATTCGTGATGCTTCTCCTTATCTCAGCGACAATTTTGCATCGGAGCATTTTCGTTTTTATTCTACCATCATGCGTGGCGTAAAAACGAGAAAGCCCAGAAACGAACGTGTAATGAAAACGGTAGAAGGCTTGATGGGTGAAGCAGTAGGGCAATTATTTGTAGAAAAGAATTTTAAAGTGGAGGCCAAATCACGTATGCTCAAAATGGTTAAAAATCTACAAGATGCATTCCGGGTGCGAATACAAAAACTGGAATGGATGAGCCCTGAAACCAAAGTGAAAGCCACAGAAAAATTGGATAAATTTATGGTAAAAATTGGGTATCCTGATAAGTGGAAAGATTATTCAACCTGCAAAATAAAAAACCAAGCTTTTGTATTAAATGTGATGGAAGCATCAGCTTATGAATATAAAAGAATGATTGCCAAATTTGGCCGCCCAGTGGATAGAACTGAGTGGGGAATGGCTCCTCAAATGGTGAATGCTTATTATAA includes:
- a CDS encoding Mur ligase family protein is translated as MNYHFISIGGAVMHNMALALHQLGHTITGSDDEIFEPAKSRLANAGLLPNEIGWFPEKVDANLNGVILGMHAKANNPELLKAKELNIPIYSFPQFIYEHAKDKTRVVIGGSHGKTTSTAMLMHVLRETKRDFDYMVGSQLAGFDTMVKLSNAPLTILEGDEYLTSPLDLRPKFHLYFPQIAMLTGIAWDHINVFPTFENYIEQFEIFINQLPDGAPLAYYEGDEHLQALAAKHRGRLRLMPYRELENRPTNIDGYKTIIQTAIGPVGLKIFGQHNLQNLAGVYLLSKELGIGDLEFYQAISTFDGTAKRLELLYDKENTTVYRDFAHSPSKLKATVNAVREQYINRKLTACFELHTYSSLNKDFLKEYQNSMDVADDLIIYYNAHSFEIKKMEPLQKAEVQNAFGTKAIIFDQTADLQNFLQQLDYENRVLLLMSSGSFDGIALNFWEK
- a CDS encoding CHAP domain-containing protein, whose protein sequence is MKKQYIIVLALILITSSYFIYSSVQNSSPHPIYKFGDVVDSLNGVYVYYNGRVSHTGERNTTKDGYNIGLKYQCVEFVKRYYYEYYRHKMPDTYGNARDFFDAKVNDGELNTARNLLQFSNHSKLKPKVGDLIILDGHWGNKYGHVAIVCSVTQSNISIIQQNPGVFDKSRVEMELDSANSKFEVKNSMVLGWLRKK
- a CDS encoding M13 family metallopeptidase — encoded protein: MSKKIIIQFLIFAAISISIASINLNHSTMSDALHHEYMDTTIMPGNDFYHYAVGNWIKNNPVPASESRWGSFNEVEERNKKILLGILESAAISNAPEGSNRRKIGDFYKSGMDSEIMEKQGIEPVTPYLAEIKKMKNIDDLNKLLGKWQSQGNGMLFNFSVEQDLKESSLMIPYFNQGGLSMPDRDYYFKEDEKSAKLRTELENTMVSIFKLMGEVDADARPHARTVMQMETRLAKASMDRVTLRDPYASYHKMTLQSFTNELSKNTNWLVMAKYFGLPKVDSIIVGQPDFFKEVNTMMTEIPIQDWKTYLKWQLIRDASPYLSDNFASEHFRFYSTIMRGVKTRKPRNERVMKTVEGLMGEAVGQLFVEKNFKVEAKSRMLKMVKNLQDAFRVRIQKLEWMSPETKVKATEKLDKFMVKIGYPDKWKDYSTCKIKNQAFVLNVMEASAYEYKRMIAKFGRPVDRTEWGMAPQMVNAYYNPSLNEIVFPAGILQPPFFDPNADDAMVYGAIGAVIGHEMTHGFDDQGCQFDAVGNLKMWWTDEDKKRFDAKTAMVVAQFDAYTVLDDVHVNGKLTLGENIADLGGLMIALEAFRSTDEGKRNLVVHGVPADQRFFLSWANAWKNNITEPALRQRIMTDPHSPGEFRCNGPISNMDDFYNAFKINTGKIFRPVNERARIW